The Armatimonadota bacterium DNA segment CTCGTCTCTGGAAGCAATCGCAGCGTGCTCTACGCCGCAAGATGCCGGCATTTATCGGGGTAAGTAGCCTGGTTATGGTATTGATTACCGCGACCCTGATGTTCATCGCCGAGCGGGGTTCCGGTGGCCCGATCACATCATTCGCCGATGCCATCTGGTGGGCACTGGCCACCATCACAACGGTCGGCTATGGGGACACCTATCCGGTGACCGCATTGGGACGGGGAATTGCCACATTTCTGATGATCGCGGGGATTGCTCTCTTCGGGCTACTAACAGCTAACGTAGCGGCCTTCTTTGTTGAAGAAGATACGGTTGATCGCAGTCAGGCCGATCTAGCAATGATTAACGAGCGTCTTGCCCGGATTGAGCAATTGTTGGCGGAGATAGTTCAGCGAGAGGCACGTGAGCGATAACAGTATGGCGGGGCTGGCGCGACTCGAACGCGCAACCATCGACTTAGAAGGTCGGTGCTCTATCCATTGAGCTACAGCCCCGTATGCCCATACTATACTGCAAACCGGGCAATTCTGGCAAGATCGATCCGGCAGTAGAATGCTTAATTCGCCGCAATCTGCTCAAAACTCAATTGATAATTTCGGGTTGCCACATCACCCAACCGTGACGGCCAGCGCCCGGTCAGAGCCTGGGTAATCTTGCCGGCATGCTCGTGGGAATTCTCGATGAATAGCGTATAGCGCTGCTGAATCCCGGCGGCAACGGTACCGGCCAGATACAAACCCGGCACGTTCGTCTCCATGGTTGCCGGATTGTAGAGCGGAACTCGATTCGGCCCTTGCAAGACCACGCCAGCCTGTTCGAGCAGACGCTGATCACCACGAAAGCCGGTTGCCAGCAACACAAAATCGGTCGGGTGGTAGAAGTGATCAGTGGTTGGTTGACCATCTTCGTCAGTATGTGCCAGCACCACGCCGCCGCTATCGATAGCAACGGGTGTTGTGCGTGCTAAAAACCGAATTGTACCTGCCTCAACCTGCGCCAGAAAATCGGGCAATAACCAGTGCTTCACGCGCTGCGCATCTAGTTGTGATCGGCGATACGCCAGCGTCACCTGAGCACCGGCACGCCAGCAACGCAGTGCCGCCTCGACCGCCGAATTCTTGCCACCAACGATCAGCAACCGACGCCGAAAGTAGTCGTGTGGATCGCGAAAATAGTGACTGACGTGCGGTAAATCCTCACCGGGAATATTGAGCCGGTGCGGATAGTGCATATCGCCGATAGCCAGTACCACACGCCGGGCACGATAACGACGCTCACCGCTATGCGGTCGGGTAATCAGCGTAAAACCCTCGTGGTCGGGAATCAGATCGCTTACCGGTTCGTAGCTCTGGATATGCAGATCGAACAGCTCGACGACCGACCGCAAATACGCCAGATACTCTTCGCCGGTAATCCGTTGTTGATGATTGTTTTGAATCGGCACCCCGGCAATTGCCAGCCGTTCGGTCGTGCTGAAGAAACTGGTATTGCGCGGCCACCACGTCATCGTATACCCAATCTGATGTGCATCGAACTGAATATAATCAACCCCGGCCTGTTTGAGACAGACCGCTACTTCGAGACCAATCGGGCCGGCACCAACGATTGCCACGTCGTGCTCAGCCGTAAGCGGTAATTCCTCGTAGTGCATGAACTCTTTCCTCCGTTGACGATATGAATTATTCCATGTGTATCATACCTGGAAACAGGTACGACCATCTCAACTTCGATGTACATGACTGACGGTAGAACATCCTGGATGATCAACAAGTGTCCAGACCACGACCAGGAAGTTCACCGTAACGAATACCCTGCCTTCGCCACCACTGCTGAACAGAGCCACTTACCCCACCACGACAATCCGCACAGGCTGCCGGGATTCCAGATCATGCGAACATGTGTTAAAAATCCCTATTGACACAAACGTTCGAGTGTGATATGGTAAAAGTGTAGTACGAGTAAGTACGTGCAAGGAAGAGGAGGGACCATGATGCTGACCACAGCAGATATTCCACAGGCCGATGTACTTTGGGATGTAGCGCGTGTCGCCGAAGCAATCGCTCGCGGGCGGATGACGGCTGAGGAGATTGGCGCCTATCTCGGCGCAAAAGGTCAGCGTCAAGGTCTTTACTACATGCAAGCCGCTCGCATCATCGGGTTGATTGAAATCAGCGAGCAAACCGAAACAGCCCAACTCACCAAGTTCGGACTTGCCTTCACCCGTTATAACCGTGCCGATCAGCGCTCCGCACTACGCCGCCAGCTCCTGCGCTACGAGCCAACCCGTTCTGTCATTGCCGCCCTCCGTAACGCCCCCGAAGGTCTGAGCCGCAACGATGTTGCCCGTATCCTGCAACAACTGGCTCCCCTGGCCGAATCAACCGCCCAACGACGCGCATCCACCGTCACCGCATGGCTTACCGAGATCGGGCTTGCCGACTGGCGTGATGACCGGCTGTACTACTGTGGGCCATCGTTACCATTACCCTTACCGGCAACCCCACACAATTCAGCATCGTTCGCGCCGGGTGTGTGACGAACCGGCATGGAAGACGGACAACACCGCATCTGGTAGCACAGGAAGCAGGGTGCAATGCCAGCATTGCTTCCTGGCGATATGACTGAGCATGAAATAAGGGGTATTAGCGCTCTGGTGCCTGCGTGGTATCACTGCGGGGCTTGAGCGACAGGGGCCGTCACGGTACGGATGCGAGAATCAGTGCTCGTGCGCCTGCGTGGTATCACTGCGGGGCTTGAGCGACAGGCCGTCACGGTACGGATGCGAGAATCAGTGCTCGTGCGCCTGCATGGTATCACTGCAGGAGAAGGTACGTCTCTCAAGCTAATGTAGAACTTATTTCATACAAGCTGTGCTATCGTGTTTCCAGTCTATCGCCCAGGCGCCAACGCAGCATAGCCTGCTCCCTGGCTGCTGGTATGGCAGCGAGGAAGGCTGATCACTATCGTCGGTGCCATCACGTGCTGGGCTGGTTGCCTTGCCCGCTCGTCATGCGCGTGTTGCGAAGTTTGGAGTGCGGCAGCCATGCTGCCGCGCCAGCCGTGCTTACGATCTGGCGCGTGTCACGTGGTTGACCTGGCTGGAAACAAGGATGCTGTGTGTGCTCGTCACGATCATGGTTTCGGTCGGCAATAGGAGATGTTTTTTGAAATAGGTTCTAGCCTGCTCCCTGGCTGCTGGTATGGCAGCGAGGAAGGCTGATCACCTATCGTCGGTACCATCACGTGCTGGGCTGGTTGCCTTGCCCGCTCGTCATGCGCGTGTTCGCGAAGTTTGGAGTGCGGCAGCCATGCTGCCGCGCCAGCCGTGCTTACGATCTGGCGCGTGTCACGTGGTTGACCTGGCTGGAAACAAGGATGCTGTGTGTGCTCGTCACGATCATGGTTTCGGTCGGCAATAGGAGATGTTTTTTGAAATAGGTTCTAGCCTGCTCCCTGGCTGCTGGTATGGCAGCGAGGAAGGCTGATCACTATCGTCCGGTGCCATCACGTGCTGGGCTGGTTGCCTTGCCCGCTCGTCATGCGCGTGTTGCGAAGTTTGGAGTGCGGCAGCCATGCTGCCGCGCCAGCCGTGCTTACGATCTGGCGCGTGTCACGTGGTTGCACCTGGCTGGTCACGGGGAGGCTGGATGTGCATGTCACGTTCATAGAGTCTGTCAGAAGTGAATGGGCTAACTTCCAGTAAATGTTCTTTGAAGTAGGTTCTACGGTGCTGCTGTTCATCCGTACAGCCCTCACACACTGGATGGGACACCCGTTCAACCCAGGGCTGCCCGTGTTTCGTCATTTGGTGTGTGAAAGCTATGCTCCCGCACCGACAGGCGCAGAGCGCAGCGCGTATCCGTGCTGGTACGAGACCATGGCACAGGGTATGCATGAGCATGGACGGGAAGCCCACCCCACGGGAAGTTATCGGTACAGCGCCGACAACGCTCGCACACCGTTGTGCAAGGGTTGGGCAGACCGACAACGATTGAGCGCCTCGGCGATGATGCACCGTAGTGGTAAAGATGTGGTATCACGGATGGTCAAATAAGACGAACGTGCTCTGCATGCATGTCGTCCCGTGATCCGCAGGGAAACCGCTGCGATCCGCACCTGATCGTGAGCAAGGCCGGAAGCGGCAGCATGGCTGCCGCACTCCATACCACGCGACCCGAACACCTCTGGCGGGCAACGGTATCGTCGCCGAAACTGATTCCCTGCGTGCGAAGCAGGAAAGCTGATTCGGCCTGCTGTGCGCAGGGATGATGGCAGGGTGATCGTCGGATCACGGCCAGAAACGCCAGTACACCAGATTTTCTATCACGCCACCCGGCAACGTGGAAGAGATGGATCGCCACGCCCAGATCACTCTGGCACAACCTGGTGGGCTGATGCGCCGGGCCGGGCGGCGAGCGAACCGTACATTGGGTGTGACAGGAACTACTCACCAAACCATATCAGAAGAGATGCACTGGTGAGAGCCGGCGGCGTGTGTTCTCAGCCACGCAG contains these protein-coding regions:
- a CDS encoding potassium channel protein; this encodes MSSEQRATLLHRFERISELPMLLLSFGFLIIFLLVESNVFEATITLVLDGLLWLIWGIFLAELVAKLYLAPDRLHYLRSHWFEVIIIVLPFLRPLRLLWLPIVLARLWKQSQRALRRKMPAFIGVSSLVMVLITATLMFIAERGSGGPITSFADAIWWALATITTVGYGDTYPVTALGRGIATFLMIAGIALFGLLTANVAAFFVEEDTVDRSQADLAMINERLARIEQLLAEIVQREARER
- a CDS encoding pyridine nucleotide-disulfide oxidoreductase; the protein is MHYEELPLTAEHDVAIVGAGPIGLEVAVCLKQAGVDYIQFDAHQIGYTMTWWPRNTSFFSTTERLAIAGVPIQNNHQQRITGEEYLAYLRSVVELFDLHIQSYEPVSDLIPDHEGFTLITRPHSGERRYRARRVVLAIGDMHYPHRLNIPGEDLPHVSHYFRDPHDYFRRRLLIVGGKNSAVEAALRCWRAGAQVTLAYRRSQLDAQRVKHWLLPDFLAQVEAGTIRFLARTTPVAIDSGGVVLAHTDEDGQPTTDHFYHPTDFVLLATGFRGDQRLLEQAGVVLQGPNRVPLYNPATMETNVPGLYLAGTVAAGIQQRYTLFIENSHEHAGKITQALTGRWPSRLGDVATRNYQLSFEQIAAN